In Manduca sexta isolate Smith_Timp_Sample1 unplaced genomic scaffold, JHU_Msex_v1.0 HiC_scaffold_455, whole genome shotgun sequence, the DNA window CCAAAGGAATCCGCTCCGTTTGCTCCCAATATACATcggtagtaaataaataaaaattaaataattttcatatttattgtattcaatCACAATGCGGAATAACGTTGAactgtagaaaaatataacGCGCCGCACGCACTCCGTCCGGCCGGTGCGGACGCACACGTCCATTTGTCACTTTGCTATCACCGTCTTTGAAAATAACGTCCACTAAATATAGATATtgcataaatacatttttacacaaACGCGCCATCTTAACATAAGAAGCGCGGTCCACGGCTCGGCGCCGCTCCGCCGGCACGCGCACCGCGCCCGGCGACTTGTCCTACGTACGTATAACCGAATTATTGCTCGATAACATTTGGCAGTGTCGCGAAGACCGTCCCCGGCGACGAGGCGTGGTCGCGGGTCAGTCGAAACTCGTGATAGATTTTGGTCCGTAGTGTGCGAGCAGAGGCGGAGGGTCGGGGCGGGCGCGGGCCGGCGCggagcggcgcgggcggcgccagCCCTCACGACGGCGGCGCCGTGCCGTGCGCGCCCGACACCACCACCACGGGCTTCACGATCGTGGTCGCGCTCAGGTACTGCGCGCTCACCGTCAGCGGCGCCACGCTACCCTTCACCATTTGGGTTTCAACCTGCGCGACAAATCAACGCATAAATATCGAAGCAAAGAAATACAAAACTACCAGGACATAATAAGCGCCTGGAGTTCACTGATTCcgtaaatgttataattaactgACGTAAATAAATCAAAGTGGTACCTTATGTGTAAGTGTGTGCGTCTGCAGCAAGTGAGCGGCAGGCTGCGACACAACCAGCGGCGTCAGACCGCTCACTACAACGCTGCCGCCCTCTGCAACACAACAAACTGTACGTCAATATTACTCTGTCCAAAATAGTGAATTAATGAGACGACCGGGCCGTTGGATGATCTCAATCACCATGTCTTCCCGTGAACAGTATAAACACCAATTAAtgcttttacttttaatgaaaaCTGCATGACACCATACTGAGTTCGCCAATCGGTGACATAAGTTGTTGACTACCGTAATACTATTAGCCAAGTTCCAATGTAAATATCTAATTTCACTCCAAGAATACAATATTACTCTCTAAGTACCtatcatatatattatacatatagtaGGCTAATTTCAATACTTAGATCTAAAATTTTTGACGTCCGAAATTTTGCAAAGAATGAATTTAGAAAATCTACTCAAAATAAACAAGTGCCTCTGAAATCTGGGAAAAGAATAACTGTTAAATCAAAAAGAGATGCACGATGCAGGCGTATGACCATGTTACGACATAGTTTAACGCCCGGATCTATTCATCATTATTTCCTGTTACGTAAGGTATAAAATCGATCATAGGAAACTATTGtacttttaaagttataataccTGTGGAAACGGGTGTGGGAGAGACGATGCCGTTTTCTTTAGGTATCCTATTGTTTTCGCCGGTGGTGATACCTGCAATAGATaacatagtaattaaaattttgataaaaaataatttggtgaTTAATCTAGAGTAGAATAGATGGTTTTTAACATTGTTATTAAGATAACTATCTTTTAGTACCCGGATGGTAATAATCGACGATGGTTGTAGATATTCCCAATCTCCAATACTCTTCCGGAGGAGGGTCACCTAGTGATTCCCAACATGGTATTAAGAATCACCTACAAATTGTACGTTACATAGGTAATCTCtatgtaacttttaaaaataacaggCGGTAGGTTCTATCCATTTAATTAATCTATAAAACCATTGGTTGGAAATAACAGAATACCAGGACACCATAACTGACCGTTGGTGTGTACGTGGGGCGCCTGCAGCACGCGCAGTCCGCCGCCTGCCGACAGCAGCTGCAGTGCCGCCGGGCCCACCACCAGCCCGCCGCTACCCACAACCTACGAACATTCCACAATTGCAAATCTCTACGTATAGCTGTTGCCCTAGTTACATTTTAACGTATAACATATTTCACGTATCAGATAGACTTGAATTAAATAAACGAAATGGTGGGATTTTcccaatgataattaaaatgtaatctgCCATTCACAGTCAAATTCTGTCTCATATTTACGCCTTTGGGAAGTTTTCTGTACTACACATAAATGTCAgagctatattttttgttcgtaTCGGTTTAAATACGGGAcatcattcacacaaaaatatatcaatgcaGTGACATGTAAGAAACGTATATGTGTGCATAAGGAACAgtctttttgtttgatttttttggaTATATGGTGTATCTATCTATACCTCTTGAATATCTCtgggttttaaaaaataaaattttattttaataatgttatttagacACACACATTCACGCATTTAATTAACGAAGGTGTAGGGAAAAGGCGCAACAGGTGCGCCTAATTTC includes these proteins:
- the LOC115454851 gene encoding uncharacterized protein LOC115454851 (The sequence of the model RefSeq protein was modified relative to this genomic sequence to represent the inferred CDS: added 124 bases not found in genome assembly), translating into RTLNLSTKLRTLPALPIQITPTTSQVVRTSYGTRHNTLTLTTLAPAEPTTQQNGQPVENGVTNTLSTLVHPAQIHLPLSQVVGSGGLVVGPAALQLLSAGGGLRVLQAPHVHTNGITTGENNRIPKENGIVSPTPVSTEGGSVVVSGLTPLVVSQPAAHLLQTHTLTHKVETQMVKGSVAPLTVSAQYLSATTIVKPVVVVSGAHGTAPPS